The following are encoded in a window of Fusarium oxysporum f. sp. lycopersici 4287 chromosome 5, whole genome shotgun sequence genomic DNA:
- a CDS encoding nonribosomal peptide synthetase — translation MSIIDVNKDLAALFEQQAQATPDAVALEDEKRSLTYAELDRETWALAERLRDYGVGRDDLVGVLMGRSADYVIAALATLRAGGAFLVLEVAYPAGLLRDVIEDAKPTVILTQSEYSGNLTSETPVIVVDSPDKLARGEISPHLDERRSLPEDDDVERLLFVSYSSGTTGKPKGIMNPHRAAVRSYDLRFAVSDLKPGDRVACNVFFIWEMLRPLIRGATTVAIPDHASYDPVALVELLSQWRITDTLMTPTLLATVLSRHPKLGDACETHETAVGDIRTFVDFDTRVCPVGPPTDPEHTYVLDEAGNRVNQGDSGELYVGGKLLARGYLNLPETTAKAFQPDPFAGDKDARMYRTGDLARILPNGLLEITGRVGGMIKTRGYTVQPGAVESAIRKHLAVRDCAVVAHGEGLERQIVAYIVREKGETRDRTIPLVDEYGYSPVARRALTDHLAHYMIPSVWVELEELPTHGVSGKVDLKALPAPPSPRSPRPAQKKKKEHNIKVKTETVIQLWAASLNMPASVITPKHDFFDLGGHSLALADLAGRLTKTFGFPVPLAPLAGTPTLEGHVSAIKAARDGHTAAVQADLPAVLRADSVLPEDIQGNGTPMRALRDAETILLTGVTGYLGAFLLKNLVDSTDAQIICLVRFPEPVEDCAPAGMARIRKNLIDLGLWEDYLLERIEILPGTLTRKRLGLAPDVFDELATRVQVIVHAAATVNLVYPYAALRNANVMGTREILRLAGRSGATVHHVSTNGVLPPSHTGWCEDTVIDVDDVPTKLLDGYGQTKWVAEKLVNEASRRGIPVRVYRPGTISGHSVSGSTNAWDLINAILVESLQLGRAPDVEGWYIEMTPVDFVSDAIVTLANHTNDTEQTMYHLGDPAPVPSGELFASLAKLGYPTETLPWDDWVALWWEKRGNRKTGDDPFTVDILRGGMPSVEVLKSVIVLKDGKTQPTLDKYDVPRPKMNDGLLEIYMRHFYARGWLSRPPRREQVNGVAKKCRKGRLAGKVAVVTGASSGIGAAVAAGLAKEGAHVAVAARRTEALEGVKKKISVYGGKVLIHKTDVTNKAQVESLMKEATEQLGPVDILVSCAGVMYFTMMANNQTDEWERTVDVNCKGLLHCLSSTVPGMLSRGAGHIVAISSDAGRKVFPGLGVYSASKFFVEATLQALRLETAGSGLRVTAVQPGNVATDLLGMSTDQEALKKYGEPTGAEVLKPEEVASAIVYAVCQPPHVAVNEVLIEPRDEPI, via the exons ATGTCAATTATCGATGTCAACAAGGATCTCGCTGCTCTCTTCGAGCAGCAGGCCCAAGCAACTCCAGACGCAGTGGCccttgaggatgagaagagatcCCTCACATACGCAGAGCTCGACAGAGAAACATGGGCGCTAGCCGAGCGATTGCGTGACTACGGTGTTGGCCGCGATGATCTAGTCGGTGTCCTCATGGGCAGAAGCGCAGACTACGTTATCGCCGCTCTCGCTACCCTCAGAGCTGGTGGTGCGTTCTTGGTGCTTGAGGTTGCGTACCCTGCTGGCCTCTTGCGAGATGTCATTGAAGATGCGAAACCAACTGTCATTCTCACTCAGTCTGAGTACTCGGGCAATCTCACCTCTGAAACTCCGGTTATTGTTGTCGATAGTCCCGACAAGTTGGCTAGGGGAGAGATTTCGCCTCATCTGGATGAGAGGAGATCGCTGccagaggatgatgatgtggAGCGTTTACTGTTTGTGTCGTACTCTTCTGGTACGACGGGAAAGCCCAAGGGTATTATGAATCCCCACAGGGCGGCAGTTCGCTCCTACGATCTGAGATTTGCTGTCAGCGATCTCAAGCCTGGTGATAGGGTGGCATGTAATGTATTCTTCATTTGGGAGATGCTTCGACCTCTGATTCGGGGTGCCACAACTGTCGCTATTCCTGACCACGCCAGCTACGATCCTGTTGctcttgtcgagcttctcTCACAATGGCGAATTACCGATACCCTCATGACTCCTACACTTTTGGCGACAGTTCTGTCTCGGCATCCCAAGCTGGGCGA TGCTTGCGAGACTCACGAGACTGCTGTTGGAGATATCAGAACCtttgttgactttgacaCACGAGTGTGCCCTGTTGGTCCTCCAACAGACCCTGAGCACACCTATGTTCTGGACGAGGCAGGTAACAGAGTCAACCAAGGTGATAGCGGCGAGCTTTACGTTGGTGGTAAGCTTCTAGCACGAGGATATCTCAACCTGCCAGAAACAACAGCCAAGGCATTCCAGCCGGATCCTTTCGCTGGAGACAAGGACGCGCGAATGTACCGAACTGGTGATTTGGCTCGCATCCTTCCTAATGGGCTCTTGGAGATCACTGGCCGAGTTGGCGGCATGATTAAGACTCGTGGCTACACTGTCCAGCCCGGAGCCGTTGAGAGCGCCATCAGAAAGCATCTCGCCGTTCGTGACTGTGCGGTTGTAGCTCACGGTGAAGGCCTGGAGAGACAAATTGTTGCTTACATCGTTCGTGAGAAGGGCGAGACTAGAGATCGAACCATTCCTCTCGTCGATGAATATGGCTACAGTCCCGTCGCTCGACGTGCTCTTACCGACCATCTCGCCCACTACATGATTCCCTCAGTTTGGGTTGAGCTAGAAGAGCTCCCTACACATGGCGTTTCTGGAAAGGTCGATCTCAAGGCTCTGCCCGCGCCACCATCTCCGAGATCACCTAGGCCTgcgcagaagaagaagaaggagcataacatcaaggtcaagactGAGACCGTTATTCAGTTATGGGCTGCGTCGCTTAACATGCCCGCTAGCGTCATCACACCAAAGCACGACTTTTTCGACCTGGGCGGTCATTCGCTGGCTCTCGCTGACCTTGCTGGCCGACTTACCAAGACCTTTGGCTTTCCTGTCCCTCTGGCTCCTCTTGCTGGAACACCGACTCTTGAGGGACATGTTTCAGCTATCAAGGCTGCTCGCGACGGTCACACTGCTGCGGTGCAGGCTGACCTCCCCGCTGTTCTTCGCGCAGACTCTGTGCTTCCTGAAGATATCCAGGGTAACGGTACCCCCATGCGTGCGCTCAGAGATGCTGAGACTATTCTCCTCACTGGTGTTACTGGCTACCTTGGTGCTTTCCTCCTCAAGAACTTGGTCGATTCTACAGACGCACAGATTATTTGTCTCGTGCGATTCCCTGAACCTGTCGAAGACTGTGCACCCGCTGGTATGGCTCGTATCCGAAAGAACTTGATCGATCTTGGACTTTGGGAGGATTATCTCCTGGAGCGTATTGAGATCCTGCCTGGTACACTTACCCGAAAGCGTCTGGGTCTTGCTCCtgatgtctttgatgagctGGCTACTCGTGTGCAGGTCATTGTTCACGCTGCTGCTACCGTTAACCTGGTTTATCCTTATGCTGCGCTGCGAAACGCCAATGTTATGGGTACACGTGAGATTCTTCGTCTTGCTGGCCGCAGTGGTGCTACTGTTCACCACGTTTCTACTAACGGCGTGCTTCCACCTTCACATACCGGGTGGTGTGAGGACACTGTCATCGATGTGGATGATGTTCCTACTAAGTTGTTGGATGGCTATGGTCAGACCAAGTGggttgctgagaagctcGTCAACGAAGCTAGCCGTCGTGGTATTCCTGTGCGTGTATACCGCCCTGGAACTATCTCTGGTCACAGTGTCTCTGGCTCAACCAACGCCTGGGATTTGATCAATGCTATTCTCGTTGAGTCTCTTCAACTTGGCCGTGCTCCTGATGTTGAGGGCTGGTATATCGAGATGACCCCTGTGGACTTTGTCAGCGACGCCATCGTCACTCTCGCAAACCACACCAACGACACCGAGCAGACCATGTATCATCTCGGCGACCCTGCTCCCGTTCCCTCCGGAGAATTGTTTGCATCCCTAGCCAAGCTGGGCTACCCTACTGAGACTCTACCATGGGATGATTGGGTTGCCCTGTGGTGGGAGAAGCGAGGCAACAGAAAGACCGGCGACGACCCTTTCACAGTGGACATTCTCCGCGGTGGTATGCCCAGCGTAGAAGTCCTCAAGTCAGTCATCGTTCTCAAAGACGGCAAGACACAGCCTACACTCGATAAGTACGACGTCCCCCGTCCCAAGATGAACGACGGTCTTCTCGAGATCTACATGCGACACTTCTACGCTCGCGGTTGGCTCTCCCGCCCTCCCCGCCGCGAACAAGTCAACGGCGTCGCCAAAAAGTGCCGCAAGGGCCGTCTTGCAGGAAAAGTCGCCGTCGTAACAGGTGCATCTTCCGGAATCGGCGCCGCAGTAGCAGCTGGTCTCGCCAAAGAAGGCGCACATGTTGCAGTCGCTGCTCGTCGAACTGAAGCCCTTGAAggcgtcaagaagaagatcagcGTCTACGGTGGTAAAGTTCTTATTCACAAGACGGATGTCACGAATAAGGCTCAGGTGGAGTCGCTCATGAAAGAGGCTACTGAACAGCTTGGACCAGTCGATATCCTTGTTAGTTGCGCGGGTGTGATGTACTTCACCATGATGGCGAATAACCAGACCGACGAGTGGGAGCGCACCGTCGACGTCAACTGCAAGGGTCTTCTGCACTGCCTGTCATCCACAGTCCCAGGCATGTTATCCCGTGGAGCAGGCCACATTGTGGCTATCTCCTCCGACGCAGGCCGCAAGGTCTTCCCGGGTCTGGGCGTCTACTCCGCGAGTAAATTCTTCGTCGAAGCGACGCTCCAGGCCCTGCGCTTGGAGACCGCAGGCTCTGGTCTACGGGTCACGGCcgtgcagcctggaaatgTGGCGACGGACCTGCTGGGCATGTCGACCGACCAGGAGGCGCTGAAGAAGTACGGTGAGCCTACGGGTGCCGAGGTTCTCAAGCCTGAAGAGGTTGCTAGCGCTATTGTGTATGCTGTGTGTCAGCCGCCGCATGTTGCTGTTAATGAGGTTCTTATTGAGCCTCGTGATGAGCCAATTTAA
- a CDS encoding hypothetical protein (At least one base has a quality score < 10) yields MGEADNYYNPNQQPPYGYSNGGGGYQQQYQPQPPPATHQQQYQPPPQQPYQQAPPQNGNGYMPAQGYGGNEKASFEEQFNIPKPKWNDLWAGILFILFMAGYVVVSGIALQGYAANKGNAGSGIYGNRNDFSLNTSTVILFMFVLAVAFVLSYAYVWMARLFPKQFIWVTGILNICWALGTAIFYLWRRYWSAGIVFLIFGLFLAFCFWTWISRIPFSALMLRTTIDVSKKYGHVYLTSLIGGIIATAMSAWFSITLVAIYIKYQPANDNPSCADGGCSSGKVIGLIVFITFAMYWFSEWLKNTIHTTIAGVYGSWYFNPHNFPKDATRASAKRALTYSFGSIALGSLLVAIIQFVRQICTAARNQEAADGSMLGYALFCCIGCLLGILEWAVEFINKYAFCHIALYGKAYFAAAKDTWKMIKDRGIDALINDCLIGPVLSFGGLFIAYACGLLAYLYLYFTDPPYNSDGQYTAVVMAFSFLIGFQIANVFTTPISSGVETIFVAAGWDPQVMWRDHPELYQEMCRVYPKVQQVIRDR; encoded by the exons ATGGGCGAAGCCGACAATTACTACAATCCGAATCAACAGCCGCCGTACGGCTACTCCAACGGCGGCGGCGGTTACCAACAACAATACCAACCTCAACCTCCCCCCGCAACGCACCAGCAACAGTACCAACCGCCTCCCCAGCAGCCCTACCAACAAGCTCCCCCTCAGAATGGCAATGGCTACATGCCCGCCCAAGGCTACGGCGGCAACGAGAAGGCCTCGTTCGAAGAGCAGTTCAATATCCCCAAGCCAAAGTGGAATGATCTCTGGGCTGGTATCCTCTTTATTCTCTTCATGGCCGGCTACGTTGTTGTCTCTGGTATTGCGCTGCAGGGATACGCTGCGAATAAGGGAAATGCTGGGTCGGGAATCTACGGTAATCGGAATGACTTTTCGCTGAACACTAGTACCGTTATTTTGTTTATGTTTGTGCTCGCTGTTGCGTTTGTCCTCTCGTATGCGTATGTTTGGATGGCGAGGTTGTTTCCGAAGCAGTTCATTTGGGTCACTGGTATTCTTAATATCTGCTGGGCGCTTGGAACTGCTATCTTTTACCTCTGGCGCAGATACTGGTCTGCTGGAATTGTGTTCCTCATCTTCGGACTTTTCCTGGCTTTTTGTTTTTGGACATGGATTTCGCGAATTCCCTTCTCAGCGCTGATGCTTCGAACTACTATCGACGTTAGCAAGAAGTATGGCCATGTCTACCTTACCAGTCTGATTGGAGGCATTATCGCCACGGCTATGTCTGCTTGGTTCTCCATCACTCTTGTCGCAATCTACATCAAGTACCAGCCTGCGAACGATAACCCCTCTTGCGCCGATGGCGGCTGCAGTTCAGGCAAGGTCATCGGTCTTATCGTCTTCATCACGTTTGCCATGTACTGGTTCTCCGAGTGGCTCAAGAACACCATCCACACCACGATTGCTGGTGTCTACGGCTCTTGGTACTTCAACCCTCACAACTTCCCCAAGGACGCCACTCGTGCTTCCGCCAAGCGAGCCTTGACATACAGTTTCGGTTCCATTGCTCTTGGTAGCTTGCTGGTCGCCATTATCCAATTCGTTCGTCAAATTTGCACCGCTGCTCGCAACCAGGAGGCCGCTGATGGCAGTATGTTGGGATACGCTCTGTTCTGTTGCATTGGCTGCCTTCTTGGTATTTTGGAGTGGGCTGTTGAGTTCATCAACAAATATGCTTTCTGCCACATTGCGCTCTACGGCAAGGCTTACTTTGCGGCTGCCAAGGATACATGGAAGATGATCAAGGACCGTGGAATTGACGCTCTGATCAAC GACTGCCTCATCGGACCCGTTCTTTCGTTCGGCGGCCTCTTCATCGCATACGCTTGCGGTCTCCTGGCCTATCTCTACCTCTACTTCACCGACCCCCCTTACAACAGTGACGGTCAATACACAGCAGTCGTCATGGCGTTCTCGTTCCTCATCGGATTCCAGATCGCCAACGTCTTTACGACCCCGATTTCGAGCGGTGTCGAGACCATCTTTGTTGCTGCCGGTTGGGATCCTCAGGTCATGTGGCGCGACCACCCTGAGCTTTACCAGGAGATGTGCAGAGTGTATCCCAAGGTTCAGCAGGTCATTCGTGACCGATAA
- a CDS encoding hypothetical protein (At least one base has a quality score < 10): protein MLVDSSSADEKSPRVSNEKKTPSKEDVETGEAGLDRAMSSRHLQFIAIGGTIGTGLFLGVGPALVKAGPVSLLVAFAFMGSVVYSVMVSLGEMAAYIPITGSFTSYAARFVDPTLGFAMGWLYWFSWSITFALELVAAGIIIQYWDSDLSIAIWISVFWALFTALNFVPVRIFGEIEMWFSMIKVVTIIGFIIFSICVNAGVGEEGYIGFKYWKDPGVTNTYMDIDGATGKFVGFWAVLVTAGFSYQGTELVGVGAGETANPRKAIPQAIRWTFWGIFSLFMATVFFVGINVPFNDPRLDSGAQDASASPLVVVATRAGVKVLPDIINAVLLSAILTAANSNVYSSSRIMVALAEDGLAPAFMKRTNKYGTPYFAVASCSVMGLIAYINLSSSGAEVFNWLLNVSSTSCFITWVLINVCHIRFQKIMRVQGIPRSELPYLAPLQPYLSYYGAFFVGMITITWWFHRPSSIGA, encoded by the coding sequence ATGCTCGTGGACTCTTCCTCAGCGGACGAAAAGTCCCCTCGTGTTAGCAACGAGAAGAAAACCCCCTCCAAGGAAGATGTCGAGACCGGCGAGGCTGGCCTCGACAGGGCCATGAGCTCGCGTCACTTGCAGTTCATCGCTATTGGCGGCACCATTGGAACAGGTCTCTTCCTCGGTGTAGGCCCAGCCCTCGTCAAGGCAGGTCCCGTGTCGCTCCTCGTCGCATTCGCCTTCATGGGCTCAGTCGTGTACTCTGTCATGGTCAGCTTGGGCGAGATGGCGGCGTACATCCCCATCACTGGATCCTTCACCTCGTATGCCGCTCGCTTCGTCGATCCCACGCTGGGCTTCGCCATGGGCTGGCTGTACTGGTTTAGTTGGTCTATCACTTTTGCGCTGGAGCTTGTTGCCGCTGGAATTATTATCCAGTATTGGGATTCGGATCTTAGCATTGCGATCTGGATTAGTGTTTTCTGGGCGTTGTTTACGGCGTTGAACTTTGTCCCCGTGAGGATCTttggagagattgagatgTGGTTCTCTATGATCAAGGTCGTTACCATCattggcttcatcatcttctccatctgcGTAAACGCTGGTGTTGGCGAGGAGGGCTACATTGGTTTCAAGTACTGGAAGGATCCAGGCGTCACAAACACCTACATGGACATTGACGGCGCCACGGGCAAATTCGTCGGCTTCTGGGCTGTCCTCGTCACTGCTGGTTTCTCGTACCAGGGCACTGAGCTCGTCGGTGTCGGCGCCGGTGAGACTGCCAACCCCCGCAAGGCTATCCCCCAGGCTATCCGCTGGACTTTTTGGGGAATCTTCAGCTTGTTCATGGCGaccgtcttcttcgtcggaATCAATGTTCCCTTCAACGACCCCCGACTTGACTCTGGTGCGCAGGATGCTTCTGCTTCACctctcgtcgtcgtcgccaCCCGCGCTGGTGTCAAGGTTCTCCCTGACATTATCAACGCCGTTCTTCTCTCTGCCATTCTCACAGCTGCCAACTCAAACGTCTACTCTAGTAGCCGTATCATGGTCGCGCTCGCTGAAGATGGTCTTGCGCCCGCTTTCATGAAGCGCACCAACAAGTACGGAACTCCTTACTTTGCCGTGGCTTCATGCTCCGTCATGGGACTCATCGCCTACATCAACCTTTCCTCCAGCGGAGCCGAGGTGTTCAACTGGCTTCTCAACGTCAGTTCCACCTCGTGCTTCATCACCTGGGTCCTCATCAACGTCTGCCACATCCGCTTCCAGAAGATCATGCGCGTGCAGGGAATTCCCCGCTCCGAGCTTCCCTACCTCGCTCCTCTCCAGCCCTACCTCTCCTACTACGGCGCTTTCTTCGTGGGGATGATCACCATCACTTGGTGGTTTCACCGGCCTTCATCGATTGGAGCGTAG